Part of the Propionimicrobium sp. PCR01-08-3 genome, GGAGCGTCAAATCGTGCTCGACGGTCCCGAGGAGAAGAAGCACATCACGATCACCAGCAAGAAGGGCGTACACGAGCTCGACTTCACCTTCCGCAACGCCCGACTGACGGTCACCGAGGAGCTGAAACGGGCCGATAACGAGAAGCGGCTGAAACGCGTCTCCCGCTTCTTGAGCGAGGGAACCTGCCCCGATTGCGGCGGCACCCGATTGAGTGAGGCAGCGCGTGCTCCGCTGATCGGCGACCTTAACCTTGCCCAGGTCACGGCGTTCACCTTGGACGAGGTGCTGGCCTGGGCGCCCGGCGTGCCTCAGGCCTTGCCGGAAGAAATGCAGCAGATGGCGCGCGGCCTGGTCGATACGTTCGAGTCGATGGCCCGGCGGCTGGTTGAGCTGGGGCTCGGCTACCTGTCGCTCGACCGGGCCGGTTCGACGCTTTCCACCGGCGAACGGCAACGCGTCCAGTTGGCCAGGGCGGTTCGCAACCGGACGACGGGTGTGCTCTATGTGCTCGACGAGCCGTCGATCGGCCTGCACCCGGCCAATGTCGACGGATTGATCGGCGTGATGCGCGATCTGCTGGCCGACGGCAATTCGGTGGTCTTCGTCGACCACGATGTGCAGATTCTGCGCGAGGCCGGTTGGCTGATCGAGATCGGCCCTGGGTCCGGCTACGAGGGCGGTCAGGTGATCGCCCAAGGGACGGTGGACGACCTGGTCGCCTCGCAAGTATCTTCTGATTCGAATACTAAGCCCGGAGCCGACCCGAATGGAGGCACCGGCATCAGTCTCGACGCGGAGCACTACTCCGAATCCGAGTCGGATGCTGGAGCTGCAACGAACACGGGCACCCGGCTGGGCGGCCGCGGCTCCGGCTCGCGACTTGCTGGATTCTTGGCCGGGACCGAAGATGTCATCGTCCGGTCTCGCGCGAGCGCTGACCACGTCTTCGATCTCGGACGCATCAGGTTGAGCACCGATGCCGTGCATACCGTGCATCCGCTTGAGGTGAGCTTTCCTGTCGGCCGTCTCACCGCCATCACCGGGGTCTCCGGATCGGGCAAGACGACGATGATCCTGGAATCCCTGGTGCCGGCATTGGCGGCCAGATCGGATCGGGAAGATAGCGCACTTCCGCCGCATGTGCGTGCTCTCGACGCCGCGCCCGGCACCAAGGTGCATGTGGTGGACGCCACCCCGATCGGCATCAATGTGCGCTCCACCGTCGCCACCTACTCGGGGGTGATGGACGAGTTGCGCAAGGCGTATGCGGCAACGGATAAGGCCCGCAAGAAGGGGCTAACGACGTCCGATTTCTCGTACAACACGGGCTCGCTGGCCTGCCCCAGATGCCAGGGGACCGGCGAGATCTCGCTCGACGTGCAGTTCTTGCCCGACATCGACATTCCGTGCCCGGATTGTCATGGTTCCCGGTTCGCGCCCGCCGCAGACGAGTTCGTGATCGACGGCATCTCGTTGCCGGGGCTGCTCCGGTTGACCATCCGCGAAGCGATCGACGCCATCCCCGACATTGCCGGCGTGAGCCGCAGACTGCGCACCTTCGACGATCTCGGGCTCGGCTACCTGACGCTCGGCGAGGCGACCCCGGCGCTGTCGGGTGGCGAGGCGCAGCGCCTCAAACTGGTCAATCAGCTGCATCGCAATCAAAGCGACGCCGTCTTCGTGCTCGACGAGCCGAGCGTGGGCCTGCATCCGCTCGACGTGCGCACCCTGCTGCAGGTGCTGCAGCGCCTGACCGACCGGGGAGCCACCGTGATC contains:
- a CDS encoding excinuclease ABC subunit UvrA — translated: MPSITHFGANPTTDGERGSAAELPDRIRVHGAHVNNLKNVDVEVPLRTLVGIAGVSGSGKSSLALGVLYAEGARRYLEALSTYTRRRMAQAPRAAVELVEHVPAALALRQRPGVPGVRSTFGTSSELLNVLRLMFSRLASHVCPNGHHVPPTINVAAERPINCPVCGAEVSAPGAESLAFNSAGACPTCEGTGVVRTVNDAALVPDASLSLDDGAVAPWQMFGFNVQPDIAREFGVRTDVAWRDLSDWERQIVLDGPEEKKHITITSKKGVHELDFTFRNARLTVTEELKRADNEKRLKRVSRFLSEGTCPDCGGTRLSEAARAPLIGDLNLAQVTAFTLDEVLAWAPGVPQALPEEMQQMARGLVDTFESMARRLVELGLGYLSLDRAGSTLSTGERQRVQLARAVRNRTTGVLYVLDEPSIGLHPANVDGLIGVMRDLLADGNSVVFVDHDVQILREAGWLIEIGPGSGYEGGQVIAQGTVDDLVASQVSSDSNTKPGADPNGGTGISLDAEHYSESESDAGAATNTGTRLGGRGSGSRLAGFLAGTEDVIVRSRASADHVFDLGRIRLSTDAVHTVHPLEVSFPVGRLTAITGVSGSGKTTMILESLVPALAARSDREDSALPPHVRALDAAPGTKVHVVDATPIGINVRSTVATYSGVMDELRKAYAATDKARKKGLTTSDFSYNTGSLACPRCQGTGEISLDVQFLPDIDIPCPDCHGSRFAPAADEFVIDGISLPGLLRLTIREAIDAIPDIAGVSRRLRTFDDLGLGYLTLGEATPALSGGEAQRLKLVNQLHRNQSDAVFVLDEPSVGLHPLDVRTLLQVLQRLTDRGATVIVIEHDLDVIANADYVIDMGPGGGAEGGRIVASGTPEQVMDAPESLTGRYLARHLGNQRSRI